The Vigna radiata var. radiata cultivar VC1973A chromosome 6, Vradiata_ver6, whole genome shotgun sequence DNA segment CTTTGGGGATATCGGTGCTCCCCACATAGTGCCACTGGAGAGTCACCCTTCAATCTTACTTATGGAGCAGACGCAATGTTACCGGTCGAGGTAGGAGAGGGTACGTTGCGTAGAAATATTGATAACATGGAAGAGAATGAGGGACACCTTAGAAGCAATCTTGACATCCTCCCCGAACGGCGACATATGGCGGCTGTTCGTCTGGAAGCCTAGAAAAGACTCATTGCCCGACGCTACAATACCAAGGTTAAGCCTAGACAATTTATAGAAGGAGATTTGGTATGGAGACGAACGGGAGAGGCGAGGAAAGATCCTATACAGGGGAAATTATCAGCCAACTGGGAAGGGCCAttcaaaataaaggaaagtTTGCACAACGGAGCTTACCGGTTGGAGACTCTCAATGGCAAAGCTATTCCCAATACGTGGAATATTTCCCACTTGAAGTTCTATTTTAGTTAAATCTTATGTAACTTTCCCGTTAGCACCattattttcttgaataaaGGCATTTTTTCCATTACTCAATTACTTCATGCTTTTTAAATGTCCCAGTCGGGTGAAACGAAGGGGGGAACGGgtgaagttagataattaacttcaGCGTTTGTAAGTCATATAACTGACTGCCGATCGAGTGATCCGAAGAGGGGAACGGGTGAAGTTNNNNNNNNNNNNNNNNNNNNNNNNNNNNNNNNNNNNNNNNNNNNNNNNNNNNNNNNNNNNNNNNNNNNNNNNNNNNNNNNNNNNNNNNNNNNNNNNNNNNNNNNNNNNNNNNNNNNNNNNNNNNNNNNNNNNNNNNNNNNNNNNNNNNNNNNNNNNNNNNNNNNNNNNNNNNNNNNNNNNNNNNNNNNNNNNNNNNNNNNNNNNNNNNNNNNNNNNNNNNNNNNNNNNNNNNNNNNNNNNNNNNNNNNNNNNNNNNNNNNNNNNNNNNNNNNNNNNNNNNNNNNNNNNNNNNNNNNNNNNNNNNNNNNNNNNNNNNNNNNNNNNNNNNNNNNNNNNNNNNNNNNNNNNNNNNNNNNNNNNNNNNNNNNNNNNNNNNNNNNNNNNNNNNNNNNNNNNNNNNNNNNNNNNNNNNNNNNNNNNNNNNNNNNNNNNNNNNNNNNNNNNNNNNNNNNNNNNNNNNNNNNNNNNNNNNNNNNNNNNNNNNNNNNNNNNNNNNNNNNNNNNNATCCGAAGAGGGGAACGGgtgaagttagataattaacttcaGCGTTTGTAAGTCATATAACTGACTTCCGATCGGGTGATCCGAAGAGGGGAACGAGTGAAGTTAGATACTTAACTTCAGCGTTTGCAAGTCATACAACTGACTTCCGATCGGGTGATTCGAAGAGAGGAACGGgtgaagttagataattaacttcaGCGTTTGTAAGTCATATAACTGACTTCCGACCGGGTGATCCGAAGAGGGGAACGGGTGAAGTTAGATACTTAACTTCAGCGTTTGCAAGTCATACAACTGACTTCCGATCGGGTGATCCGAAGAGGGGAACGGGTGaaattagataattaaattCAGCTGGCAATTCGTATATTTGTTCCCCGATCGGGcgagaagaaaggaagaagtgTACGAAAATTAGCTAAAGAAAGGAAGAAGTGTACGAAAATTAGCTAAATTACTTTAAGTCATACTTAGTAATTCCTAACTTTCTACAACCAAACAACAAAGCAGTAATGAGCAAAGCAACATAGAAGGCATAATGGTACTTCATACAAAACGCAGTCGCACACAAGTGTCGAAGTACTTAGCGACTGGCAATTACGACCCACACAAAAACCATACACACGGTCAAGGTAACGGATTTTCTTACAGCAGTACTTAAAACATTTGATTAAAGGGGTTTGGTAGGGTCAGGTGCAACGTTTGACGGGTCGGGGGGAATCTGGTTATCATCCGGAGAAACCGAACCACAAAGATCAACAAGGGACCCATTCACTAACACCTTCATTATATCAAAATCGGGATGCACAAGTGGGGTGTTGAAAAAGTAGTGGCATTGCCCTATCCCCTGTTGAAATCCAAGTTCACGTTCCTCACAGACTTGATCTTCTAAAGCCGATTTTTCCTTCAATAAGCTATCCCGTTCAGCAAGAGCAGCTTCTTTGTCCTTCACAAGCTCGACATTGGTGGAGTTAGCCTTTTCAAGATCACTTTGAAGAGTGTCAACTGAAGACTGCAAAGAACTCACTTCTTTCTGAGAGGCGTCCAGGGCAGCCTTAGCCTTAACCCTAGCATCCTCAGCGGCTTTGGTTATTTCTTCCACCCGAACGGTCAAGGCAGCGTTGTCTTTTTGCAAGTCTATCACTTTCTGGTTAGCAGCTTCTAACTCAACCACCAATAAAGGTTTGGTGGTCCCTGCAGCATAATTCATACATACACCTGCACGCATCAGGAGCTCATAACCCATGTTGTACGCTTCACTGGGAGTCATGTTTTTGAAAGGAGCTCGTTCCTCAGGGCTCAGGTTGAACTGCACCCGATCTACTACATGCACTTTCGGGTCTAGTGGGCCGGCCAGCAAAGGACCCTTCACCCTTTGTCTCTTCGGCGGAGAGGGAGTTTTTTCACTGGCTTTCCTTTTCTGCTTGGTCTTTTTCGGGGGAGGTTGAGCCACCTTCACATCTTCCGCAGTTTCAAGATCGGTAATAGGAGGAGCACCTCCAGTTGATGCGCCGACAGGTGAGGCTGTTGATGTTCCTTCCCCAGCTTTTACCAGTTTTTTCTTACGGGCCATCAGGCGTGCAAAAGCTTCATGCTGTTCCATCCCGCTGAACAAATCCCCAAACACGGACAGTTGCACGGGATCATGGGCCACTAGGCAGGCAGTTACAGCCCATATCTTGAAGTCCATATCCAAATTTATCACCTATAAATAGGAGGGTGAGCAATCAGGTAAAGGGTTGGATTTCTTTCTTATTACTTGAATAACATAGCTGTGACCTAGCtgacttgatcgtcggagtgctaACGTGCAGGTTGCAGCCGTTCGGGTAAATTGAGACGAATCCTTAAACACTCGAGTGGAGAAGTTCGGTTCATCATTGTAATCCAGAGGCGAACGGTGTCTTGGTCCTCAtccaaaacataaacaaattaagaaataaGAGTGTTACAACATATTATCATGTCTTCTAACTTTTATgctatttattacaaaattaatcttaagCAATCATATTGtattctattttgaaaaaaaaaatgtaactaactataataatctcaaataaaaatagaatggaatattttaaaatatcactaGTGCGATCTAGGCTTTCAACGTATATATAGTGTTAAACATCAAATCAGAAAATagtcaatataaaaaataacaatgagATGATGGAGATATGTGAGTATACACTCCAGAAGAGTCATTACTTTGCTGGGGATGAATTCACActcttctcatttttattttcttttcttatttctttcaattattGTGCTTAATACAACAATATTACCTCCTTAATTTGTTgaccatcatcatcattgtgTCTCACTCAATCACTagtacaaattatattttttatattgattttttataccTATTAAAATTTATCAGGTATAAATAATGGTGtaatggcaattttgtaaatatgataaacttttttatacCTCTTGTAACAAACTTGTTTTTATACCTGATAACAGCAAAAGAGGTATAGATTATTCATCTATAGCAGTCAAATATTATAAGAGGTATGGATGATTTTACATTCTCAAATTCTTTTTCGCGCGATACTTTCTCTTCtcgttctttttcttttttttttcccgcAATTTTCATAACGAAACAAGAATTTGTGTGCTTCAGCTATGGCTCGGAGAAGAGCCTCACCTCGATCTCCATCCTCCACTCTCTGGCCGTTTTTACCAACCTCAACTTCAACTTCGACGTTTCCTCTCTCAACCGCCTCTTCGACGCTCCCGCGTTCCTGTTCTTCAAGGACCTCACCGTCGATCGCATCACCTTTAGATTCTCCACCGGGTTCCCTCTGGCCTTCACGATCGAACTTCACGGCGTGCGCGTCGTGCAATCATTCGAGTAATTAAACAAtcgcaaaaaagaaaaaacaactatcagctctatttatttatttattcttgttCTTTGTTCCTTAACCATCGATGTAACCTTTTATTTGAAGGAAGCCGGAAACTGAGGAATGCGTGGTGCGGTTGTGAAATTCGTGTTAATGGTGAAGAAGCAAGGACAAACTCGTCTTGCACAGTATTACGAGTTAATGGTGAACAATCAGATTCTATCTCACTTTAGAAGAAAGGCGAACCCTGGAAGGCGAAATTGTTCGGAAATGCCTCGCCCGTAGTGATTACCAGGTATGTTCTTGTATCCTTCTCTCTTTGGTGATTAGGTTTTCTAGATTTGGCAAAAATTGGGGATACGAAACTAGGCTTATgattttctgaaattgattgTTCTAGTTGTTAATTAGCATTGTTATAGATGGATTTcaatgttaaaataatgaattctcTAACTGCATTTCGTTTCAGCTAGTTAAGTACTCATTTTACTTTTGCTGTCAAAATTCTGATGCATTAGTTCAGTGTCTTTTGCTGCATAATCTTTGTTTACATAGTGACTTCATGATTCCATTGCATTTAACCAATTTTGTTTACATTTNatgcatattttcattgatataGACGTGTTCTAgctattaattttgttttttacaaagtttcatttctttcatgcattttaaCAAACATTTTGATGCCACTTCTGTTTTGACAGGAGATTTTGTGAATTTGGCTTTTTACAaagtttcatttctttcatgcattttaaCAAACACTTTGATGCTAATCCTGTTTTTACAGGAGATTTTGTGaattttgcattttttgttTTGCGTCTCTTCACATTACATATGCATTGTCTTACTAATTGTAACATGTTCCATGCATTCActgtaagtttttatttttatgtttaggtGAAAGTGGCTCAGCTACAGCagcaacatcaacaaaaatcaaGTACCAATGCACAGCAGCAACATCCAATTTcacatatattttatctttatgtgaACCCCACTATTGGTGAGTACAGATAAAATACCATATGTACCCAAAAAGTCACCAAAGCATGTTGATGGAGAACAGTCTTCAAAGTCAACAGCCTCCATAAAATCAAAGGTAAGTCTAACAAGATGTTTTATAAGTCACATACTTGAGAGTCTGAATAACCTTTAATTCATCTGCAAACAAGTAAATCTGCTATAGAGTATAGACTTTTATGTTTGGTGGTATTCCAGGGAAAAGGCACTGATATTTCTAGGAAATGCTTTGAGCCTTCGGAAGTGAAGGAGTGGGCCATTGATGACTTGAATAAAACAATTCAGTGGCTGGAAAGTCAAGAAGAAAAGGTTATAGTCATCATTTTCTGTGtgttttcagtttttgtttCCATCTAGAGGTtacaaaattcttatttagttACTGAACTTGCATAGAATTTGATTAAAGTGCTAAAATTGAAGTTTGCATTGAAAATAAACTCATTTGTTAGAAAATCATAGTNTTTCACTACCCTCTCTCTCAATTTCGCTTATGCTTTGTAGATATATACTATATACTATATGAATTTANATTATGTTATTCATTTCAGCCAGATCCAAGTGAGGTGACAAAAATAGCTGCAGAGGGAATTCTAACTTGTTTGCAAGATGCAATTCATTCTCTAGAGGAAAAACAGGTAATGTACACAGAATTTTGCATCACTCTTACCAGTTAGAAAGCATAGTAACCAAAATTAAAGCCAGCAAAGGGAATATGAATATGTGCTATCTATAAAACTAAACAATATAGTTTCAAACACAGCTTTAATTGAGAGGATTCAGGGTCCAAATAAGCATTAAGAACATAATATGTATTCTCGGACTCTTGGTTTCTTAATCACGTTTTATGATCCTTTGTTATTTTTGCATGAGAAAAGCAATGTGTCTAGGGACATCTTTGTCTGGTGAACTGCCTTTTCAATAGGGACATTGTGAACCGTGTTTAATTTTTGGCTAAGTACAGATTAATTTGTCTTATTGTTTgtgctttcttttttacattccAGTGATAAGCTATTCAATACAACTTAATCCCTTGTTCTGTCTCCCCCAAGTACTATAAACTACCTTGTTCTGTCTCACGGTTACTTTTCAGTTAATAGTCATCTTGCATATGAANAAGAGTGGAGATAACTAATTTAAATCACTTTTCCTTCCTAATGCAGGACCAAATGCATATATAGTTCAAAGGTGTCTAATCTAAGTCTAACTGGCAAAATGAAAAGCAGAACCACTTTGGCCTATTTTACTAGTTCATTTAGACACGTATCATTTTCAAAGTTTATGTCATAGAAGTCTTCTTTCTGAACTGCTTTTTTCAACTTAATCTATTAATAACTAGAGCCTTTTTATAACCaatattctttaataaaatattttttaattaagattattttatatatatatatatatatatatatatatatatatatatatatatatatatatatatatatatatatatataaagaactTTAACAACTTTAATTTCGCCAagatagaataataataaaaaattttaacaatattgaATTTACATACTGGTTGCGATTGTTTGTGTGTTGAACATAGTTTAATTGAATTATGCATTTGTTGTAGCATCGTTTATGATATAAAGATATCTATCTCTTACTTATCATGTACTTTTTGAAGTTGTCTTTTTGAATTGTGATAGTTAAACTGGGTATATGTCTCGTGATTTTTATctaaaagttaatattataatttgactcaAACTATACATTGTGTAGATATTTGATGACACGTCTTCAATGGAGCAACATGTCATAAAGGATGTTCGAGAGCAGTACACTGCAGTTTTTTTAACCATTTGTAAAATGATTAGATGTttcaatattacattttgagtttagaattattttatgtgTAACTATGTTAAATAACTATGTTAGGTAAATATATTTAGGAACTTTGTTAgctaaatattacattttgatgtgttaatagaaacaatattgattatttttcttgttattgattatttaaactGTATTCTGGGATTGAATTTTATGCGGGTCTGGATATGGATAGTAGCACATgcaaatcaaatatttaaaaaaaaaggtcacTTTTTACACCGGTTATAGTACCAAGAGGTATAAAAGTGAGATTCTTTTATACCTATTATAACACCAGTAGGTATAAAAGTAAGATTCTTTTATACCTATTCTAGCACCAGcaggtataaaaaaaaatttctctggggactttttatacctattataaatagaagaggtataaaagtaaaactttttACACCGGTTTTACAGTAggtgtaaaaaataaaaaactttctATACCCCTTGCTTCTATACCTACTTAAAAACAGGTATAAAAAGCCTTTTTTAAGAGGTAAAAccttttttgcactagtgaattcTTAAATGATGCTACTAATCCttcaaataattcataaaagatTATTGGCTTCGaagaagaaattgatcaacAATACTTAAAAATAAGCTACTAAACTGTCATTCTAAATAATTATACTATGTAActtgaaaaaacaaaagcaactcCTATCTATCTAAATAATTATGTAACGTTGATATTAACTAAAAACTTTCAACcaacgttaatatttttttattaacattaattaaaaaattattaacaaactttaataaaaaaaataatgtcattaaagattaattaaatataatatagtattttaaataattatttaattatttaacagtGGGCTTGCAAGGATGGTGTTGGAAGCCGAAAAGGTGGAGATGATAAGACAAACTAGTCAACTTCATCATCACCACGTGGGTACATATTTAACCACGAAGTGCAGAAAGAAATAGCCCCAGGCAGGCCCATGCAGTCGCCACGAGAACAGAAAGAATGgggttactccctccacctccccatttttctacatttttattttaattacaaatataaccttttgttttccttttttttaacctttatagttttttatttttttacttatttaccAAACCCTACTTTTACTCTGATCCCTCATCCCCCCATTTCAGATTTGAGATCCGCCCTTTTTCTCTCCTCCGTCTCATTTTTTCCCCCGCCCTTTTCTTCTTCACGCGTCACACTAATTTTTCTCTGTTTGACTCTACTTTGCACTCATTCGTGGTGGAGTGTGGTGGTGTGGTAAGGTGTGTGATTGTTGTTACTGTTTGTGGTGGTGTTTCGCTGTAGTGAGTGGTGCATATCTTTGTCTACCAGGTATTAGTTTACTACTGTGTGCATCTTGCTTGTTTCGCTGTTTGTTTGATTCACTACTTTTTGCATGCTTTGATTCACAACTCTGTCCATGCTTGCTGGTTTGGCTTTGGGTGTTTTTTTTTNNNNNNNNNNNNNNNNNNNNNNNNNNNNNNNNNNNNNNNNNNNNNNNNNNNNNNNNNNNNNNNNNNNNNNNNNNNNNNNNNNNNNNNNNNNNNNNNNNNNNNNNNNNNNNNNNNNNNNNNNNNNNNNNNNNNNNNNNNNNNNNNNNNNNNNNNNNNNNNNNNNNNNNNNNNNNNNNNNNNNNNNNNNNNNNNNNNNNNNNNNNNNNNNNNNNNNNNNNNNNNNNNNNNNNNNNNNNNNNNNNNNNNNNNNNNNNNNNNNNNNNNNNNNNNNNNNNNNNNNNNNNNNNNNNNNNNNNNNNNNNNNNNNNNNNNNNNNNNNNNNNNNNNNNNNNNNNNNNNNNNNNNNNNNNNNNNNNNNNNNNNNNNNNNNNNNNNNNNNNNNNNNNNNNNNNNNNNNNNNNNNNNNNNNNNNNNNNNNNNNNNNNNNNNNNNNNNNNNNNNNNNNNNNNNNNNNNNNNNNNNNNNNNNNNNNNNNNNNNNNNNNNNNNNNNNNNNNNNNNNNNNNNNNNNNNNNNNNNNNNNNNNTTAATGCTCAAACTCTATCACTTTCAGGTACAAATGGGAAAACTTCATGAATGCTCAACTATCTTTAAATGTAGCAACTATGTACTTCCTTAACCCAACCTAAGACTTGATGTTAACTTTTGATCACGAGGAGGCTCAAAGCTGAAgttctcaattattttttattatactttgttTACGGCTACACTGGTTTAATCACTTCATGAATACATTTTCTCCGTGGCAGATATGCGGGAACCAAAGCTTGCTGCTAAAATAGCTAAGCAACTTAAAAGATTTCATTATGTGGAAATTCCAGGTTCAAAGCAACCTCAATTATGGAATGATGTTTGGAAGTTCTCTGAGAAAGctctattatattttctttcttctagtTTGGTCTCTGTCAGATTCTTACTtctgtaattttatttgaagtcaatttgatttgttgatttttattattccttctttgaagttttgaagtcccatttttagttttttcagtTTCACCATTCTctgatttttagttttgaaagcaactgtttttttttttttttaaagatcaCATGCTAGGGAATGTCTTGAAAGGAACTTATATTActaaacggatgtcgacatccgttttgTCTTAAAGGGATGGTAACATCTGTCGATAGTTGTCCATATCCGTTTAAGAAGTTACATGGGGTGAGtgactaaaaacataaaatttaaaccttaaatataaatttttattaaagaattaaatataaatttttcttaaaggataaaataagaatagaaaaaacaaaacaaagggtaaaaatggaaagGGAAGGTGTAGGAAGCAAATGGAGAGGTGCAGGGATGGTGTTGGAAGCCGAAAAGGTGAAGATGATAAGACAAACTAGTCAACTTCATCATCACCATGTGGGTACATATTTAACCACGAAGTGCAGAAAGAAATAGCCCCAGGCTCATGCAGTCGCCACGAGAACAGAAAGAATAGGGCTCTTCATCTAGGCCCAAATTCACTTCTCTCAAACAGCGTAGaaatataataactttattttttattatttatttctactTTACGGCTGCTGCTGTGAGattacaaaaagagaaaaaaaaaggtacagTTGAACAATAATTGTTGATTTTTAAGACAACTATGTTTTAAGCATATAAAGTGATGAAATGtgtcattataattttaaaatattaataaaacaatgtaGTGTATAGTTTTGAGTCCGCCCTATCAGGCAAAGTTGAAGGAAGAATTTGGAATATTTGAATgtgaaactaaaatatttaacaaaaagaaataattaatatataaatagtaagAGCTAAgtataaaagtaacagaaaggaataataagataaagaaaatataaatcacTATACTACTAATTCTATTTTAAGTTGAAATGTGTCactatagttttaaaatattaataaaacaatgtgGTGGATAGTTTTGACTCCGTGTATTAGGAAATATTGAAGGAAgaatttagaatatttaaatgggataatgatactttgacacccagaatttgacaaatttttgacatcGTCACGTGTCAAATTCTGGGTGGTCCAcgtattaaatgaaaaaaaaagttagaattaCGTGGATTATGAATTGGGAGGGATTTGAATAATGTCTTTCGTttttcagatttcaaaatcGCATTTCGCTGCTTTGGTTTCGaaaaccctagagagagaagTAGCCTCGCCAC contains these protein-coding regions:
- the LOC106764532 gene encoding uncharacterized protein LOC106764532, with translation MCGSSQQSLKRGIDYSSIAVKYYKSYGSEKSLTSISILHSLAVFTNLNFNFDVSSLNRLFDAPAFLFFKDLTVDRITFRFSTGFPLAFTIELHGVRVVQSFEKPETEECVVRL